The DNA window CCCCCAACGGAGACCCGCACCAGGAACACGACGAGGCCCTGTTCTCCGTGTTCGTCCGCTCCGTCGAGGCGCTGCGCGAGGGCACCACCCGCGCGGGCAAGGTCCCCTTCCTCGCATCGGGTGCCGTGTGCCAGCCCAACCACGTCCGCTGCGTCCGCACGCCGCGCTGGAAGCTGGCGAGGACGTGGGACCCGTCGGGGACCCACGCCGACCAGTGGGAGCTCTACGACCTCCAGAACGACCCGCTGGAGATGGAGAACCTGCTCGTCTTCGACGGCGCCTTCCCCACCCTCATCTCCGACCTGCCCAAGGGGCTGGGCCGCGCGGAGGTGGAGACCGCCGCGCGCGCCACCCACGCGCTCCTCCAGAAGTACGAGCGCGAGAAGCTGTCGCCCTGGCCCGGGTAGCCTCGGGCCCGAGTCCCGCTACGGCTGAGTCTCCGCCGTGGCGGGGGGCTCGGCCTTGAGCTCCGCGTAGACGCCGTCGCGGAAGCCGTAGCGCTCGCGCGCCTTCGACTTCTGCTCCTTGCCGGACTCGTCCTCCTCGGTGCGGCTGTGCACCACCGTGAGCTCCTTCGCGCCCGCCTGGAAGGTGACCTCGTACGAGGAGACGTTGGGCGGGTCCGACAAGCCCGCCACGTCGAGCGCGTTCTTCGCCTTGCCCAGCACGCCCGGCTTGTTCTCGGGCACCTGGTAGCTCACGTAGGTGGTCTTGTAGTCGCTGCACGCCTCTGGCTTGGAGTCGATCTGCAACAGGGTGACACCCGCCGTCTTCGCGGGGATGAGCTTCGCCACCACCGGCCCTCCGTCGACGTTGAGGTAGCTCTGTCCCGCGGGCATGACGTCCACGCTGGTGACGCGGCGCGAGGGCTTCGCCTTCGGCTCCATGAAGCGGACGCGAATCTTGAAGTCGTTGCTCATCACCACCGTGGCGACTTCCTTCTCACCGTCGCCGTCGAAGTCCGCCTCGAAGCGGAGCGGCGTGAGCGTGTTGCCGAAGAGCCAGCCTTTGAAGGTCTCTTTGTCCTTCGTGTACTCCACCGAGTACCAGTGGTTGACGTACTCCCCCACCTTCAGGCGGTCCTTGCCACGGGAGACGACGCGCACGGCCGCGCCCAGGGGCAGCGTGGTGACCACCGCCGCATCGGCCGCGGGCGTCTGCCGCAGGTTCGCCTCATCCACGCCGACGAAGAGGTTCACCTTCTTCTCGGCGGGCTCCCACTCCGTGAAGGCGTAGCTCTCCAAGGTGCGAGGCCCGGCCTCCTCCTCGATGAAGGCGGTGTAGTGCAGCGAAGGTGCTTCCGATTGGGAAAGGACCAGCGACAGCAGCAAGGCGGGAGTCATGCGGAACCATCCAAGGATGAGTGCGCGCAGCGTAGCGCGTCGCCCGCCGGACATGACACAGGGCCGGGTCGCATACCGGACGGACAGGGTGGCGAGACACCCTGGCCCACGCCACCCGTCACATGACACCCACGTCCTCGGGCGTTAGCGTGGCGTCGTGATGAGCCGCGCCCTGCCCCTCTCCCTGCTCCTGGCCGCCACCGCCCTGCACTCCGGCTGCCGTCACACCCAACAGCCCCCACCGACCCCCGCCTCCGTGGACGCGGTGGCCCAGGGCCTCTTCGCCACGCTCGAGGACGAGGGAGCGCTCGCCAGCGCCTATGTGCTGGACGCGACCACCGGAGAGCCGCTGTACGCGCACCGCGAACACGTGCGCCTGTTGCCCGCGTCGACCATGAAGGTCGTCTCCACCGCCTCGGTGCTCTCCGCGCTGGGGCCGGACTTCCGCTTCCAGACGCCTGTCTCGATGGAGGGCTCGCTAGTCGAGGGGCTGTTCCTGGGGGACCTCGTCGTGGAGCCCTCGGGAGACCCGTCGCTCGGCTCGTGGCGGTTCCCCGAGACGGCGACGGCGTGTGAGCAGGTCGCGGACGCACTCCACTCGCGCGGGGTGCGCCAGTGGAAGGGCCAGGTGCGCGTGCGAGGCGCGGAGGACATGGACGTCGGCTTCGGCCCCGGCTGGGCCTGGGATGATGCCGCGTATGCCTACAGCGCCGCGCCCACCGCGTTCGTCTTCCGGGAGAACGTGGTGGACCTCGCGCTGTCTCGCGCGGAGGGCTCCGACTGCGCGCTGCCTCCGACGCTGCAACTGACCCCGACC is part of the Myxococcus landrumus genome and encodes:
- a CDS encoding SH3 domain-containing protein; this translates as MTPALLLSLVLSQSEAPSLHYTAFIEEEAGPRTLESYAFTEWEPAEKKVNLFVGVDEANLRQTPAADAAVVTTLPLGAAVRVVSRGKDRLKVGEYVNHWYSVEYTKDKETFKGWLFGNTLTPLRFEADFDGDGEKEVATVVMSNDFKIRVRFMEPKAKPSRRVTSVDVMPAGQSYLNVDGGPVVAKLIPAKTAGVTLLQIDSKPEACSDYKTTYVSYQVPENKPGVLGKAKNALDVAGLSDPPNVSSYEVTFQAGAKELTVVHSRTEEDESGKEQKSKARERYGFRDGVYAELKAEPPATAETQP